The following are encoded together in the Bradyrhizobium sp. CCGUVB1N3 genome:
- a CDS encoding PAS domain S-box protein: MEEQSKLAERILDQVADAVICTNHSGAIIRWNPACTALFGYSAEEALGQSVELIIPEHLRAAHWTGYDAAMTKGATKLQGRPTLTRALHKSGRKLYVEMTFAIVKGDTKNDALGAVAIARDVTERVERERPASRSS, encoded by the coding sequence ATGGAAGAGCAGTCCAAGTTGGCCGAGAGGATTCTCGATCAGGTCGCTGACGCCGTCATCTGTACGAACCACTCGGGAGCCATCATTCGCTGGAACCCTGCTTGTACCGCGTTGTTTGGCTATTCCGCCGAGGAGGCGCTCGGCCAAAGCGTCGAACTGATCATACCCGAGCATCTGCGAGCTGCACATTGGACCGGCTACGACGCCGCGATGACAAAGGGTGCTACGAAGCTTCAGGGCCGACCGACACTCACCCGCGCCCTGCACAAGAGCGGACGCAAGCTGTACGTCGAGATGACCTTTGCGATTGTCAAAGGCGACACCAAAAACGATGCACTTGGCGCGGTCGCGATAGCACGCGACGTAACAGAGCGCGTTGAACGAGAGCGCCCTGCAAGTCGGTCATCCTGA
- a CDS encoding response regulator transcription factor, translating into MKKVLVSVVDDDRFFRESMCRLMRSLGHTVDIFSSAADFLASPRLAETACLITDIHMPAMTGLELFRRLTDTGHTIPTILVTAFPNDDDRARALNNGAACYLRKPVDEERLTQCVREALKSAGSHEDDS; encoded by the coding sequence ATGAAAAAGGTACTGGTTTCAGTCGTCGATGATGATCGGTTCTTCCGTGAGTCCATGTGCAGGCTCATGAGATCGCTGGGCCATACGGTCGACATTTTCTCGTCTGCAGCCGACTTTCTCGCCTCCCCGCGCCTCGCCGAAACAGCCTGCCTGATCACCGACATCCATATGCCTGCCATGACCGGCCTCGAACTCTTCCGGCGCCTTACCGACACGGGCCACACGATTCCGACGATCCTCGTGACTGCGTTTCCTAATGACGATGACCGGGCTCGCGCCCTGAACAACGGCGCCGCGTGTTACCTGCGCAAGCCGGTGGATGAAGAGCGTCTCACGCAGTGTGTCCGCGAGGCTCTCAAGTCCGCTGGGTCGCACGAAGACGATTCGTGA
- a CDS encoding response regulator transcription factor: MSDATSTVLVIDDDPDLRASVGRLLRSLGINVQLFASISDFLKSDPPDCPTCLVLDIRLPGQSGLDLQRELAAANREIPIIFVTGHGDIPMSVQAMKGGAIEFLTKPFRDQDLLDAIQLGLSRDRARRENDKDLAALRERFGSLSPREREIVIQVARGRLSKQIAHDIGIAEATVKVHRSRAMQKMQAGSLPELGRMADKLKLVPGTPQRT; this comes from the coding sequence ATGTCTGACGCAACCTCCACCGTGTTGGTCATCGACGACGATCCGGACCTCCGCGCGTCCGTCGGGCGGCTGTTGCGATCGCTCGGGATCAATGTTCAGCTTTTTGCCTCTATTTCCGACTTCCTGAAGTCCGATCCACCCGACTGTCCCACATGTCTGGTGCTCGACATCAGATTGCCCGGTCAAAGCGGCCTCGATCTCCAGCGCGAGCTTGCGGCGGCAAACAGGGAGATTCCGATCATCTTCGTCACCGGGCACGGCGACATCCCAATGTCCGTGCAGGCCATGAAAGGGGGCGCCATCGAGTTCCTGACGAAGCCGTTCCGCGATCAGGATCTCCTCGACGCTATTCAGCTCGGCCTCTCGCGCGATCGTGCACGGCGGGAAAACGACAAGGACCTGGCCGCTCTCAGGGAGCGCTTCGGGTCATTGAGCCCCAGGGAGCGCGAAATCGTGATTCAGGTCGCTCGCGGCCGCCTGAGCAAACAGATTGCCCACGACATCGGCATCGCCGAAGCCACGGTGAAAGTGCATCGCAGCAGGGCGATGCAGAAGATGCAGGCCGGCTCCCTTCCTGAGCTTGGCCGGATGGCTGACAAGCTCAAGCTGGTGCCCGGCACGCCGCAGCGCACCTGA
- a CDS encoding transcriptional regulator: protein MRSTFALGRLEQFHPEPGLDAGRAVHSPDAVRPFVQKRTGSAGAAPADISFGPFRLLPTQFLLLEGDKPVCLGSRALEILIALLERRGELVSKQDLMTRVWPNVFVEPANLTVHMSALRRALRDGQNGNRFIINIPGRGYSFVASVDAPGHQS from the coding sequence ATGCGATCGACTTTTGCTCTCGGACGTTTGGAGCAATTTCATCCCGAACCGGGGCTTGACGCCGGACGCGCCGTTCACAGCCCGGATGCGGTCAGACCATTCGTCCAGAAGCGAACCGGATCGGCAGGCGCCGCCCCAGCCGACATTTCCTTCGGACCGTTCCGTCTGCTTCCGACGCAGTTTCTTCTGCTGGAAGGTGACAAGCCCGTGTGCCTCGGAAGTCGTGCCCTGGAAATTCTGATAGCTCTGCTTGAACGCAGAGGTGAGTTGGTCAGCAAGCAGGACTTGATGACTCGGGTTTGGCCCAATGTCTTTGTCGAGCCTGCCAATCTCACGGTCCACATGTCCGCGCTGCGGCGCGCGCTGCGTGACGGGCAGAACGGCAATCGGTTCATCATCAACATCCCCGGGCGTGGCTATTCCTTCGTTGCCTCGGTCGATGCCCCGGGGCATCAGAGCTGA
- a CDS encoding FUSC family protein, with protein sequence MVATTAEQPFTIAKIPLSSWSFAIRVWLATVLALFVSFWLQLESPTTAALTVAVLAEPTRGQALDKAGFRLLATVVGVTASIAITGLFSQARDLILVAFAVWLGICVFAAKLLDGYRAYAAVLAGYTVAFIATQQIDKPQHVFESGMARGAAIAVGILSIAVVNTLMFAPDRQTRVAAQLAAIRRRVRGYASAAFRGEPGNVMTFLALLREIVALRPEIASIAPESSSGSVRSAAARSTAVSLIAELQAARTLSSGLVRGGDVRTEVSARSEFVRRDEQVRQELLALRSVKWPLLSWRAPLYRSYRIAAESGLRASLWLAIASAFYVWAGWPAASVSLSFVALMIGLGATTPNPRGFTAIALVAAPIAIVLTGILEFIILDGADAFLLLAIGLAPFMVGAALLITSKKLLWSSLGRTILPYTILILAPSNPQNYNPQAFLFTSAFIIAAAAFLLAAQTLIPPVSDDKRRMRLLAEARSELQEPFFRNGEAPEEATFRDASRIGQFLAVGGAQDSRALAEMLSCFDQSAMLRLCDAKLMQIADGPLAPLADETRAAIIKRDAAALRAIAHRIRSQAAQNDSIQVDVAACLVLTSNIFDRSQNLDLSEAI encoded by the coding sequence GTGGTCGCGACAACTGCAGAGCAGCCGTTCACCATAGCGAAGATTCCTCTCAGCTCCTGGTCCTTCGCAATCCGCGTTTGGCTGGCTACAGTCCTGGCGTTATTCGTAAGCTTTTGGTTGCAGCTTGAATCGCCGACGACGGCCGCGCTCACCGTTGCAGTTCTCGCCGAACCAACCCGCGGCCAGGCGCTGGACAAGGCAGGTTTTCGACTGCTCGCCACCGTGGTGGGCGTTACAGCGTCAATCGCAATCACCGGCCTCTTCTCGCAGGCGAGGGATCTGATCCTCGTGGCGTTTGCGGTGTGGCTTGGAATTTGCGTCTTCGCGGCAAAGCTCTTGGACGGCTATCGAGCTTATGCGGCGGTGCTGGCCGGCTATACCGTCGCATTCATTGCGACACAGCAGATCGACAAACCGCAGCACGTGTTTGAATCCGGGATGGCGCGTGGCGCTGCGATCGCGGTGGGCATTCTTTCGATCGCGGTGGTGAATACGTTGATGTTTGCTCCGGACCGTCAAACGCGCGTGGCCGCGCAGCTGGCGGCGATTCGTCGTCGCGTTCGCGGGTATGCGAGCGCAGCCTTCCGCGGCGAACCAGGCAACGTGATGACATTCCTGGCGCTACTGCGAGAAATTGTGGCGCTCCGGCCGGAGATCGCAAGCATCGCTCCGGAGTCGAGCAGCGGCTCGGTCAGGAGCGCTGCGGCCCGCAGCACCGCGGTCTCGCTAATCGCCGAATTACAGGCTGCGCGGACCTTGAGTAGCGGTCTTGTCCGCGGCGGTGACGTTCGAACCGAAGTTTCGGCACGGAGCGAGTTTGTTCGACGGGACGAACAGGTTCGACAAGAACTGCTCGCCCTGAGATCCGTCAAGTGGCCGTTGCTATCGTGGCGAGCGCCCTTGTATCGCTCCTATCGAATTGCGGCCGAAAGCGGTCTCCGCGCCTCTCTATGGCTTGCAATCGCCTCGGCCTTCTACGTTTGGGCCGGGTGGCCAGCGGCGAGCGTTTCCCTGTCTTTCGTGGCGCTGATGATCGGATTAGGAGCCACAACTCCGAATCCGCGCGGCTTCACCGCGATCGCGCTTGTTGCTGCGCCGATCGCAATTGTCCTAACCGGCATACTCGAGTTCATCATCCTCGATGGCGCCGACGCCTTTCTTCTGCTGGCCATCGGTCTTGCTCCCTTTATGGTCGGTGCAGCACTCCTCATCACCTCCAAAAAACTTCTGTGGTCATCACTTGGTCGCACCATTCTACCCTACACCATCCTCATTCTGGCGCCGAGCAATCCGCAGAACTACAATCCGCAGGCCTTCCTTTTCACGTCTGCGTTTATTATCGCGGCAGCTGCGTTCCTGCTCGCGGCGCAAACACTTATTCCTCCCGTATCTGACGACAAACGCAGGATGCGGCTTCTGGCGGAGGCCCGCAGCGAGCTGCAGGAACCGTTCTTCCGCAATGGAGAAGCGCCGGAAGAAGCGACGTTCCGGGACGCTTCGCGGATAGGGCAGTTTCTCGCCGTTGGGGGAGCGCAGGACAGTCGCGCCCTCGCGGAAATGCTCTCTTGCTTCGACCAATCGGCAATGCTCCGGCTTTGTGATGCGAAGCTGATGCAAATCGCCGATGGGCCACTTGCGCCACTGGCAGACGAAACGCGCGCGGCGATCATCAAGCGAGAT